In one window of Episyrphus balteatus chromosome 3, idEpiBalt1.1, whole genome shotgun sequence DNA:
- the LOC129917001 gene encoding nucleolar protein 56, protein MSRLYVLYEHAAGYALFSVTEFEEISMFLPQVESSVTDFARFNAIVKLVSFSPFKTAVSALENINAISEGIPPQDLLVFLDDFFSKIKKKKCTLGVADAKLGAAITEAIQVQSSHFGAVPEILRGIRFHFHRLVKGFTDKGAGVAQLGLGHSYSRAKVKFNVHRSDNMIIQSIALLDQLDKDVNTFSMRIREWYSYHFPELVKIVPDNYIFAKSAKFIKDRKTLTQDKLEQLEEIVMDSSKAQAIIDAGKMSMGMDISVVDLINIEMFAERVVKLSEYRKKLSEYLHNKMNSVAPNLQSLIGDQVGARLISHAGSLTNLAKYPASTVQILGAEKALFRALKTRTNTPKYGLLYHSSFIGRAGLKNKGRISRFLANKCSIASRIDCFLEQPTSVFGESLKQQVEDRLKFYESGEIPRKNIEVMQEAIGLAAKETPADVGANGEGKKKKKKNKKRKLEDEEVATNGNGVADETQDAEAIENGNGEAENGEPKKKKKKKKNKNADA, encoded by the exons ATG TCGCGCTTGTACGTTTTGTACGAGCACGCGGCTGGCTATGCCCTCTTTAGCGTCACCGAATTTGAGGAAATCTCCATGTTCTTACCTCAAGTTGAATCCTCTGTGACTGACTTTGCACGATTCAATGCAATCGTCAAACTGGTTAGCTTCTCTCCTTTCAAGACGGCCGTTTCTGCTTTGGAGAATATCAATGCCATTTCTGAAGGCATCCCACCTCAAGATCTTTTGGTATTTCTTGACGATTTCTTCTcgaaaataaagaagaagaagtgtACTTTGGGTGTGGCTGATGCCAAGCTGGGAGCTGCCATCACCGAAGCTATTCAAGTTCAAAGTAGCCATTTCGGTGCTGTTCCAGAAATTCTTCGTGGCATTCGTTTCCATTTTCATCGTTTAGTTAAAG gttttactGACAAAGGAGCTGGCGTTGCTCAACTTGGTTTGGGTCACAGCTATTCGCGTGCCAAGGTCAAGTTCAATGTCCATCGTTCGGACAATATGATCATTCAGTCAATTGCACTGCTCGATCAATTGGACAAGGATGTGAATACATTCTCTATGCGAATCCGTGAATGGTATTCGTACCATTTCCCAGAGTTGGTCAAAATTGTTCCAGACAATTATATCTTCGCTAAATCTGCTAAATTCATTAAAGACCGTAAAACATTGACACAAGACAAATTGGAACAACTCGAGGAAATTGTAATGGATTCCTCGAAAGCTCAGGCTATAATTGACGCTGGTAAAATGTCAATGGGAATGGATATTTCGGTTGTGGATTTGATAAACATTGAAATGTTTGCTGAGAGAGTCGTAAAACTCTCGGAATATAGAAAGAAACTTTCTGAATATCTTCATAATAAAATGAATAGCGTTGCACCAAACTTGCAGTCTTTGATTGGTGATCAAGTTGGAGCCCGTTTAATCTCGCACGCTGGTTCATTGACAAATTTGGCCAAGTATCCAGCTTCGACAGTACAAATTCTTGGTGCTGAAAAGGCTCTTTTCAGAGCTTTGAAGACTAGAACTAATACACCGAAATATGGTTTGTTATATCATAGTTCTTTTATTGGTCGAGCTGGTCTCAAGAACAAGGGACGTATTTCTCGTTTCTTGGCTAACAAATGTTCGATTGCATCGAGAATTGATTGTTTCCTTGAACAACCGACAAGTGTGTTTGGTGAATCGTTGAAACAACAAGTCGAAGATAGGCTTAAATTCTACGAGTCTGGAGAGATTCCACGTAAGAATATTGAAGTGATGCAAGAAGCTATTGGTTTGGCTGCTAAAGAAACACCAGCTGATGTGGGTGCCAATGGTGAGggtaagaagaaaaagaagaagaataagaagAGGAAATTAGAAGACGAAGAAGTTGCTACCAATGGTAATGGAGTAGCTGATGAGACGCAAGATGCTGAGGCAATAGAAAATGGAAATGGTGAAGCTGAGAATGGAGAgcctaagaaaaaaaagaaaaagaagaagaataagaatGCTGACGCTTAA
- the LOC129916999 gene encoding uncharacterized protein LOC129916999 isoform X1, with protein sequence MVDKFISMWKVRELADKVTNVVMNYTEIEGKVREATNDDPWGPTGPLMQELAHATFTYESFPEVMSMLWKRMLQDNKTNWRRTYKSLLLLNYLVRNGSERVVTSSREHIYDLRSLENYTFTDEGGKDQGINVRHKVRELIDFIQDDDRLRDERKKAKKNKDKYIGMSSDAMGMRSFATGGGGGGGGSGSNDGWKTSRTDHGENWYSDARPGDRYDEDENPYEGEKELSDSDTPSPRTYRYNDRASPADVATEVKPNMNIRTNKPVTTITKQPQTKATIVTNKKIDMGAAANFGKSKTPGIHSPTHRDTPPEDIATNSNNTNNNLIDDLFKTCSPTNESKPTSSAAAGAKSNDFDDFNPRADDTHEFGDFASAFGSSEASNKPTATIPVAKIAPVNAAKGDDFADFTAFQGEVVPSNHAMPRASVPIGNMFGSGLVNNAAANGSASMDLFATSPVQTNIMSTGGGSSAASDLLSGFGDLSISQGMPMASTTTTTCFKLDIELQKLLQQLKTIQKVQSASDVQHIEDIISTLQHNHLPGNATPEKLNGTDQDFDTNWKEFATTIYPEMLSSITKHFSYQWPIDEERCPSKIIVNFLKIDHNFNFVFETFFALNKELSRWPLTASEMFKILLVDEHYMSATFINIARQTFGISYEETKVHEFLQILISLPNRVANVLHGKMDEIFQPANFAHLLLVHFTRALHFIIKINVDNSPAEMFNLNFMSRLLSRIITTFGNDATESLTTFAKILVEVCKIGKYRPFVNEFLLKLERNAIQSFAMIILNENLNLYLLIDNAVLTSEEWNFCLLNKIPLMKMLSNDEAINTLVNYITIVDESNPKTDLNGKILWKLLQDLLPIWSNRNASLKMTPAQHIYITKFIILTSQYIFRNETIFKIGDMQRNDIRRRLYEGNKNHLTSVDPIFRHIGMIAAELILGMLETDPKAEKLQFDYSYVMQLPQGEIIQTLRDLPEKMKTIKRVELLTCEVDDEALEELSKEFFELKKKSLKSDRIDDNIEEIEEIPRRAEDEPMISEIIEDVKPELDSDDDDCVPYDMSNDTPAIADKRPKFLLDLKDALMANDDYETFQSAMEVSEKLIRTQLPDNDAQQAIELLQIFISLDMKFYFENFEEIKFKNCVAICVCHPKQCAEYICAQFHTDNTSYNVSLRILMLQVLTASAKSLSESTKKDEDGILSSKIMEVSPHPRKLKIPNEHNTRLLESEKIIRARLKEKTKRFFAKAKSEPVGTVNRFSSVAGSFLFPLVRGERTRQMVFAKFGKITHDIDTYLLANFLNTLTVVVIASQNSPLLPKMAREIFDLYSFIRFSSEPKVRMNTLQLIGATLVTVPRFVLFNEFSDKLFEIKEWLEDCSKSPLIGGEASEDCREVAAQVMSVCYGLIADRNKDF encoded by the exons AGTTTACTTCTGCTAAACTATTTAGTGCGAAATGGCTCCGAAAGAGTAGTAACCTCATCTAGAGAACACATTTATGATCTACGATCACTCGAAAACTATACATTTACTGATGAGGGTGGAAAAGATCAAGGAATTAATGTTAGACATAAG GTTAGAGAACTTATAGACTTCATTCAAGATGACGATCGTCTGAGAGACGAACGAAAAAAGGCcaagaaaaataaagacaaaTACATTGGAATGAGTAGCGATGCCATGGGTATGCGAAGCTTTGCTACTGGAGGAGGAGGAGGTGGTGGCGGATCAGGAAGCAACGATGGATGGAAAACTTCACGTACTGATCATGGAGAAAACTGGT aCTCCGATGCTCGACCTGGTGATCGATATGACGAAGATGAGAATCCCTATGAAGGAGAAAAAGAACTTTCGGACAGCGACACACCAAGTCCaag gACATATCGCTATAACGACAGAGCGAGTCCAGCTGACGTTGCCACCGAAGTAAAGCCTAACATGAACATTCGTACCAACAAACCAGTAACAACAATCACCAAACAGCCACAAACAAAAGCGACAAtagtaacaaacaaaaaaatcgacaTGGGTGCAGCAGCGAACTTTGGCAAATCGAAAACTCCCGGTATCCATTCACCAACACATCGTGATACCCCGCCTGAAGATATTGCCACAAATAGCAACAACACAAACAATAACCTAATTGATGACTTATTCAAAACATGTTCACCAACCAACGAAAGTAAGCCTACATCTTCTGCTGCTGCTGGTGCCAAATCAaatgattttgatgatttcAATCCACGTGCCGATGACACACATGAGTTTGGTGATTTTGCAAGTGCATTTGGTAGTTCGGAGGCATCCAACAAACCAACAGCAACAATTCCAGTAGCCAAAATTGCGCCAGTTAATGCTGCAAAAGGAGATGACTTTGCTGACTTTACTGCATTCCAAGGAGAGGTTGTACCATCCAATCATGCTATGCCACGTGCTAGTGTTCCGATTGGTAATATGTTTGGTAGTGGATTAGTCAATAATGCTGCAGCCAATGGAAGTGCGTCGATGGATTTATTTGCAACTTCTCCAGTACAGACGAATATAATGTCAACAGGAGGCGGTAGCAGTGCTGCTTCAGATTTACTCTCAGGATTTGGAGATTTGTCAATTAGCCAAGGAATGCCAATGG CTTCGACAACAACTACAACCTGCTTCAAATTGGACATTGAACTGCAAAAACTTTTACAACAattaaaaactatacaaaaagtTCAATCAGCAAGTGATGTTCAGCATATCGAAGATATAATCTCAACTTTACAACACAATCATTTGCCAGGAAATGCAACACCGGAAAAACTCAACGGTACCGATCAAGATTTCGATACAAATTGGAAAGAATTTGCAACAACAATCTATCCGGAGATGTTATCGAGTATTACCAAACATTTTTCATATCAATGGCCAATCGATGAAGAACGATGTCCATCAAAAATCATcgtcaactttttaaaaattgatcataattttaattttgtctttGAGACATTCTTTGCTTTGAATAAGGAACTTAGCCGTTGGCCTTTAACTGCTtcagaaatgtttaaaatactTTTAGTCGATGAACATTACATGAGCGCAACTTTTATCAACATTGCAAGACAAACCTTTGGAATTAGTTATGAAGAAACCAAAGTCCATGAATTCCTACAAATACTAATATCATTACCAAATAGAGTTGCCAATGTGTTGCATGGAAAAATGGATGAAATATTTCAACCAGCTAACTTTGCTCATCTCCTTCTGGTACACTTCACACGAGCTCTTCATTTTATCATCAAAATCAATGTCGACAATTCGCCAGCGGAAATGTTCAACTTGAATTTCATGAGTCGGCTGCTAAGTCGAATAATCACCACATTTGGAAATGATGCAACCGAAAGCTTGACTACATTTGCAAAGATTCTAGTGGAAGTCTGTAAAATAGGCAAGTATCGTCCTTTCGTCAATGAATTTCTTCTTAAACTCGAAAGAAATGCTATACAATCGTTTGCCATGATCATTTTGAATGAGAATTTGAATCTCTATTTGTTAATTGACAACGCTGTACTCACTTCGGAGGAATGGAATTTCTGTCTATTGAATAAGATTCCTTTGATGAAGATGTTGTCAAACGATGAAGCTATCAACACACTTGTGAATTACATAACAATTGTAGATGAATCCAATCCAAAAACCGATTTAAATGGTAAAATTTTATGGAAGCTTTTACAAGATCTATTACCCATATGGTCAAATCGAAATGCAAGCTTGAAAATGACCCCAGCTCAGCATATTTACATAACCAAGTTTATTATTCTAACCAGCCAGTATATCTTTAGAAATGAAACAATCTTCAAAATTGGAGATATGCAAAGGAATGATATTCGTCGGCGTTTGTATGAaggaaataaaaatcatttgacATCGGTTGACCCGATATTTCGTCACATCGGTATGATAGCTGCTGAATTAATTCTAGGAATGCTCGAAACTGATCCAAAAGCTGAAAAGCTTCAATTTGATTATTCATATGTAATGCAGCTGCCTCAAGGTGAAATTATACAAACTTTAAGAGATTTACCTGAGAAAATGAAAACTATTAAACGAGTTGAGCTTTTAACTTGCGAAGTGGATGACGAAGCTTTGGAGGAGCTTTCCAAAGAATTTTTCgaattgaaaaagaaatctTTGAAAAGTGACAGAATTGATGATAATATCGAAGAAATTGAAGAAATCCCTCGACGGGCTGAAGATGAACCAATGATATCCGAAATCATAGAAGATGTCAAGCCCGAACTAGACTCGGATGATGATGATTGTGTTCCATATGATATGTCAAACGATACTCCTGCCATAGCAGACAAACGACCAAAATTCCTTCTCGATCTGAAAGATGCACTCATGGCTAATGATGATTATGAAACATTTCAAAGTGCTATGGAAGTATCTGAGAAGCTTATTCGCACTCAGTTGCCAGATAATGATGCCCAACAAGCAATTGAATTATTACAAATCTTCATAAGTCTCGATATGAAAttctattttgaaaatttcgaagaaattaaattcaaaaattgtgtagCCATTTGTGTGTGTCATCCAAAGCAATGTGCTGAATACATTTGTGCACAATTTCACACTGACAACACATCGTATAATGTTAGTTTGAGAATTCTAATGCTTCAGGTATTGACTGCTTCGGCCAAATCACTAAGCGAAAGCACCAAAAAAGATGAAGATGGAATTCTTTCATCGAAAATCATGGAAGTAAGTCCACACCCGAGGaaacttaaaataccaaatgaACACAATACACGTTTATTGGAATCTGAGAAAATCATTCGAGCTCGTTTGAAAGAGAAAACTAAACGATTCTTTGCCAAAGCTAAATCAGAACCAGTTGGAACAGTAAATCGTTTTTCATCAGTTGCTGGATCATTTTTATTTCCATTGGTCCGAGGTGAACGCACACGACAAATGGTATTTGCCAAGTTTGGCAAAATAACACATGACATTGATACTTATTTACTTGCGAATTTCTTAAACACTTTGACTGTTGTGGTTATCGCTTCTCAAAATAGTCCACTTTTACCAAAAATGGCGAGAGAAATATTTGAtttatattcattcattcgatttAGCAGTGAACCAAAAGTTAGAATGAATACTTTACAATTGATTGGAGCAACACTGGTGACAGTTCCTCGTTTTGTGCTATTCAATGAGTTTTCAGATAAGCTGTTTGAAATTAAAGAATGGCTTGAGGATTGTTCAAAAAGCCCACTAATTGGTGGAGAAGCATCTGAAGATTGTCGAGAAGTTGCTGCTCAAGTGATGTCGGTTTGTTATGGATTGATTGCAGATAgaaataaagatttttga
- the LOC129916999 gene encoding uncharacterized protein LOC129916999 isoform X2, with protein sequence MNYTEIEGKVREATNDDPWGPTGPLMQELAHATFTYESFPEVMSMLWKRMLQDNKTNWRRTYKSLLLLNYLVRNGSERVVTSSREHIYDLRSLENYTFTDEGGKDQGINVRHKVRELIDFIQDDDRLRDERKKAKKNKDKYIGMSSDAMGMRSFATGGGGGGGGSGSNDGWKTSRTDHGENWYSDARPGDRYDEDENPYEGEKELSDSDTPSPRTYRYNDRASPADVATEVKPNMNIRTNKPVTTITKQPQTKATIVTNKKIDMGAAANFGKSKTPGIHSPTHRDTPPEDIATNSNNTNNNLIDDLFKTCSPTNESKPTSSAAAGAKSNDFDDFNPRADDTHEFGDFASAFGSSEASNKPTATIPVAKIAPVNAAKGDDFADFTAFQGEVVPSNHAMPRASVPIGNMFGSGLVNNAAANGSASMDLFATSPVQTNIMSTGGGSSAASDLLSGFGDLSISQGMPMASTTTTTCFKLDIELQKLLQQLKTIQKVQSASDVQHIEDIISTLQHNHLPGNATPEKLNGTDQDFDTNWKEFATTIYPEMLSSITKHFSYQWPIDEERCPSKIIVNFLKIDHNFNFVFETFFALNKELSRWPLTASEMFKILLVDEHYMSATFINIARQTFGISYEETKVHEFLQILISLPNRVANVLHGKMDEIFQPANFAHLLLVHFTRALHFIIKINVDNSPAEMFNLNFMSRLLSRIITTFGNDATESLTTFAKILVEVCKIGKYRPFVNEFLLKLERNAIQSFAMIILNENLNLYLLIDNAVLTSEEWNFCLLNKIPLMKMLSNDEAINTLVNYITIVDESNPKTDLNGKILWKLLQDLLPIWSNRNASLKMTPAQHIYITKFIILTSQYIFRNETIFKIGDMQRNDIRRRLYEGNKNHLTSVDPIFRHIGMIAAELILGMLETDPKAEKLQFDYSYVMQLPQGEIIQTLRDLPEKMKTIKRVELLTCEVDDEALEELSKEFFELKKKSLKSDRIDDNIEEIEEIPRRAEDEPMISEIIEDVKPELDSDDDDCVPYDMSNDTPAIADKRPKFLLDLKDALMANDDYETFQSAMEVSEKLIRTQLPDNDAQQAIELLQIFISLDMKFYFENFEEIKFKNCVAICVCHPKQCAEYICAQFHTDNTSYNVSLRILMLQVLTASAKSLSESTKKDEDGILSSKIMEVSPHPRKLKIPNEHNTRLLESEKIIRARLKEKTKRFFAKAKSEPVGTVNRFSSVAGSFLFPLVRGERTRQMVFAKFGKITHDIDTYLLANFLNTLTVVVIASQNSPLLPKMAREIFDLYSFIRFSSEPKVRMNTLQLIGATLVTVPRFVLFNEFSDKLFEIKEWLEDCSKSPLIGGEASEDCREVAAQVMSVCYGLIADRNKDF encoded by the exons AGTTTACTTCTGCTAAACTATTTAGTGCGAAATGGCTCCGAAAGAGTAGTAACCTCATCTAGAGAACACATTTATGATCTACGATCACTCGAAAACTATACATTTACTGATGAGGGTGGAAAAGATCAAGGAATTAATGTTAGACATAAG GTTAGAGAACTTATAGACTTCATTCAAGATGACGATCGTCTGAGAGACGAACGAAAAAAGGCcaagaaaaataaagacaaaTACATTGGAATGAGTAGCGATGCCATGGGTATGCGAAGCTTTGCTACTGGAGGAGGAGGAGGTGGTGGCGGATCAGGAAGCAACGATGGATGGAAAACTTCACGTACTGATCATGGAGAAAACTGGT aCTCCGATGCTCGACCTGGTGATCGATATGACGAAGATGAGAATCCCTATGAAGGAGAAAAAGAACTTTCGGACAGCGACACACCAAGTCCaag gACATATCGCTATAACGACAGAGCGAGTCCAGCTGACGTTGCCACCGAAGTAAAGCCTAACATGAACATTCGTACCAACAAACCAGTAACAACAATCACCAAACAGCCACAAACAAAAGCGACAAtagtaacaaacaaaaaaatcgacaTGGGTGCAGCAGCGAACTTTGGCAAATCGAAAACTCCCGGTATCCATTCACCAACACATCGTGATACCCCGCCTGAAGATATTGCCACAAATAGCAACAACACAAACAATAACCTAATTGATGACTTATTCAAAACATGTTCACCAACCAACGAAAGTAAGCCTACATCTTCTGCTGCTGCTGGTGCCAAATCAaatgattttgatgatttcAATCCACGTGCCGATGACACACATGAGTTTGGTGATTTTGCAAGTGCATTTGGTAGTTCGGAGGCATCCAACAAACCAACAGCAACAATTCCAGTAGCCAAAATTGCGCCAGTTAATGCTGCAAAAGGAGATGACTTTGCTGACTTTACTGCATTCCAAGGAGAGGTTGTACCATCCAATCATGCTATGCCACGTGCTAGTGTTCCGATTGGTAATATGTTTGGTAGTGGATTAGTCAATAATGCTGCAGCCAATGGAAGTGCGTCGATGGATTTATTTGCAACTTCTCCAGTACAGACGAATATAATGTCAACAGGAGGCGGTAGCAGTGCTGCTTCAGATTTACTCTCAGGATTTGGAGATTTGTCAATTAGCCAAGGAATGCCAATGG CTTCGACAACAACTACAACCTGCTTCAAATTGGACATTGAACTGCAAAAACTTTTACAACAattaaaaactatacaaaaagtTCAATCAGCAAGTGATGTTCAGCATATCGAAGATATAATCTCAACTTTACAACACAATCATTTGCCAGGAAATGCAACACCGGAAAAACTCAACGGTACCGATCAAGATTTCGATACAAATTGGAAAGAATTTGCAACAACAATCTATCCGGAGATGTTATCGAGTATTACCAAACATTTTTCATATCAATGGCCAATCGATGAAGAACGATGTCCATCAAAAATCATcgtcaactttttaaaaattgatcataattttaattttgtctttGAGACATTCTTTGCTTTGAATAAGGAACTTAGCCGTTGGCCTTTAACTGCTtcagaaatgtttaaaatactTTTAGTCGATGAACATTACATGAGCGCAACTTTTATCAACATTGCAAGACAAACCTTTGGAATTAGTTATGAAGAAACCAAAGTCCATGAATTCCTACAAATACTAATATCATTACCAAATAGAGTTGCCAATGTGTTGCATGGAAAAATGGATGAAATATTTCAACCAGCTAACTTTGCTCATCTCCTTCTGGTACACTTCACACGAGCTCTTCATTTTATCATCAAAATCAATGTCGACAATTCGCCAGCGGAAATGTTCAACTTGAATTTCATGAGTCGGCTGCTAAGTCGAATAATCACCACATTTGGAAATGATGCAACCGAAAGCTTGACTACATTTGCAAAGATTCTAGTGGAAGTCTGTAAAATAGGCAAGTATCGTCCTTTCGTCAATGAATTTCTTCTTAAACTCGAAAGAAATGCTATACAATCGTTTGCCATGATCATTTTGAATGAGAATTTGAATCTCTATTTGTTAATTGACAACGCTGTACTCACTTCGGAGGAATGGAATTTCTGTCTATTGAATAAGATTCCTTTGATGAAGATGTTGTCAAACGATGAAGCTATCAACACACTTGTGAATTACATAACAATTGTAGATGAATCCAATCCAAAAACCGATTTAAATGGTAAAATTTTATGGAAGCTTTTACAAGATCTATTACCCATATGGTCAAATCGAAATGCAAGCTTGAAAATGACCCCAGCTCAGCATATTTACATAACCAAGTTTATTATTCTAACCAGCCAGTATATCTTTAGAAATGAAACAATCTTCAAAATTGGAGATATGCAAAGGAATGATATTCGTCGGCGTTTGTATGAaggaaataaaaatcatttgacATCGGTTGACCCGATATTTCGTCACATCGGTATGATAGCTGCTGAATTAATTCTAGGAATGCTCGAAACTGATCCAAAAGCTGAAAAGCTTCAATTTGATTATTCATATGTAATGCAGCTGCCTCAAGGTGAAATTATACAAACTTTAAGAGATTTACCTGAGAAAATGAAAACTATTAAACGAGTTGAGCTTTTAACTTGCGAAGTGGATGACGAAGCTTTGGAGGAGCTTTCCAAAGAATTTTTCgaattgaaaaagaaatctTTGAAAAGTGACAGAATTGATGATAATATCGAAGAAATTGAAGAAATCCCTCGACGGGCTGAAGATGAACCAATGATATCCGAAATCATAGAAGATGTCAAGCCCGAACTAGACTCGGATGATGATGATTGTGTTCCATATGATATGTCAAACGATACTCCTGCCATAGCAGACAAACGACCAAAATTCCTTCTCGATCTGAAAGATGCACTCATGGCTAATGATGATTATGAAACATTTCAAAGTGCTATGGAAGTATCTGAGAAGCTTATTCGCACTCAGTTGCCAGATAATGATGCCCAACAAGCAATTGAATTATTACAAATCTTCATAAGTCTCGATATGAAAttctattttgaaaatttcgaagaaattaaattcaaaaattgtgtagCCATTTGTGTGTGTCATCCAAAGCAATGTGCTGAATACATTTGTGCACAATTTCACACTGACAACACATCGTATAATGTTAGTTTGAGAATTCTAATGCTTCAGGTATTGACTGCTTCGGCCAAATCACTAAGCGAAAGCACCAAAAAAGATGAAGATGGAATTCTTTCATCGAAAATCATGGAAGTAAGTCCACACCCGAGGaaacttaaaataccaaatgaACACAATACACGTTTATTGGAATCTGAGAAAATCATTCGAGCTCGTTTGAAAGAGAAAACTAAACGATTCTTTGCCAAAGCTAAATCAGAACCAGTTGGAACAGTAAATCGTTTTTCATCAGTTGCTGGATCATTTTTATTTCCATTGGTCCGAGGTGAACGCACACGACAAATGGTATTTGCCAAGTTTGGCAAAATAACACATGACATTGATACTTATTTACTTGCGAATTTCTTAAACACTTTGACTGTTGTGGTTATCGCTTCTCAAAATAGTCCACTTTTACCAAAAATGGCGAGAGAAATATTTGAtttatattcattcattcgatttAGCAGTGAACCAAAAGTTAGAATGAATACTTTACAATTGATTGGAGCAACACTGGTGACAGTTCCTCGTTTTGTGCTATTCAATGAGTTTTCAGATAAGCTGTTTGAAATTAAAGAATGGCTTGAGGATTGTTCAAAAAGCCCACTAATTGGTGGAGAAGCATCTGAAGATTGTCGAGAAGTTGCTGCTCAAGTGATGTCGGTTTGTTATGGATTGATTGCAGATAgaaataaagatttttga